The following coding sequences lie in one Cryptococcus gattii WM276 chromosome L, complete sequence genomic window:
- a CDS encoding uncharacterized protein (Similar to TIGR gene model, INSD accession AAW44967.1~hypothetical protein CNBL0760), with protein sequence MYPSETTLPPSTATLVEAFELGEEDGSEAPESLEAELSIKIDEEREEEIGVVISLRTIDVDLENHSPNTQVAGDVEPTPQIHIRPKQPTWLSNSSYSTLLSSLSPLPLKEEGSEYILTSIENIRESLLPHLPKEGIEESGGQGKKQEVKKDGGPEQRVWFWFPMLSTKEKRDDIVQYAEEMDLTGFVLAGKPALLCVEGPGLTVERYMSRIKSESWSDIPSYQKKVTERFRRPLIPPDHRAFTKMTEITHLISKYGQYNHRGEMSEVRRLMEEWGVGEDFGAVVLNSGV encoded by the exons ATGTACCCTTCTGAAACAactctccctccttctACGGCTACTCTCGTCGAAGCTTTCGAATTgggggaagaagacggTAGTGAAGCGCCAGAGTCATTGGAAGCGGAGCTCTCCATTAAGATTGACgaggaaagggaagaagaaattGGGGTTGTTATTTCATTACGCACGATCGATGTAGATCTTGAAAATCATTCACCAAATACTCAAGTTGCCGGGGATGTCGAACCGACTCCTCAAATTCATATTCGCCCTAAACAGCCCACCTGGCTCTCCAACTCTTCTTACTCGACCCTGCTCTCATCCCTTTCCCCATTACCtttgaaagaagaaggaagcgAATACATACTGACATCTATCGAAAACATCCGGGAATCGCTCTTACCCCACCTCCCGAAAGAAGGCATTGAGGAGAGTGGTGGACAAGGAAAGAAACAggaggtgaagaaggatggaggaCCAGAACAGAGGGTTTGGTTCTGGTTTCCAATGTTATCGAcaaaggagaagagagatgaTATCGTCCAATATGCAGAGGAGATGGACCTTACAGGATTCGTTCTTGCAG GAAAACCAGCATTATTATGTGTAGAAGGCCCAGGATTAACAGTAGAACGGTATATGTCTCGAATCAAAAGTGAATCATGGTCCGACATCCCATCATACCAAAAAAAA GTCACAGAACGTTTCCGCCGACCTCTTATCCCCCCCGATCACCGTGCATTCACAAAGATGACAGAAATAACCCATCTTATCTCGAAATATGGGCAGTACAACCATCGTGGTGAGATGAGTGAGGTCAGGCGATTAATGGAAGAATGGGGAGTTGGAGAGGATTTTGGGGCGGTCGTGCTTAACAGTGGTGTTTGA
- a CDS encoding uncharacterized protein (Similar to TIGR gene model, INSD accession AAW44968.1), with the protein MTGKIITTVTAAIYTVFTSPHHAPMPNHLPTLIVTPHGQPNHILYTYLHTEENRVNYLLTPSPQGDLCVAKLFPPPRPSAGHSSATLPTVSHKQAPNAVHCEASRDLRWTIENTGVMSPIYKIVNQDDTPLYQISKPNPNAEFWTMFYFKYAGHQIPPKRIEFGKISKNPPEKGGGTRLSITGRTEDEKQVWQTLGVGNEDCVEWVVCCACLNLLDDEILRAAEKRANPNASGSSSSPASTLTSPASTAVRPVPAPLQRVGPAPGPRSASAALGPGIASSAPASTAPMQPMGGHPAMNLAQTYRQNPPPMRGPPARPGQDQPVPQGYASAPPAGQPHRRRF; encoded by the exons ATGACTGGCAAAATCATTACAACGGTGACGGCAGCTATATATACTGT GTTTACATCCCCGCATCATGCGCCGATGCCAAACCATCTTCCGACATTGATCGTCACTCCCCACG GTCAACCTAATCATATCCTTTACACCTACTT ACACACCGAAGAA AACCGAGTCAACTATCTCCTCACTCCTTCTCCCCAAGGCGACCTCTGCGTCGCTAAACTCTTTCCCCCTCCTCGCCCATCTGCCGGCCACTCTTCTGCCACCCTCCCCACCGTCTCACATAAACAAGCCCCCAACGCTGTTCATTGCGAGGCGTCCCGTGACCTGAGATGGACGATTGAAAACACCGGTGTGATGAGTCCTATATACAAGATTGTGAATCAAGATGATACACCACTGTATCAGATCAGCAAGCCCAACCCAAATGCTGAGTTTTGGACCATGTTTTATTTCAAGTATGCTGGTCATCAGATTCCGCCCAAGAGGATAGAA TTTGGAAAGATTTCAAAGAACCCACCTGAGAAGGGCGGCGGTACCCGATTGTCTATCACTGGGAGGACAGAGGACGAAAAGCAGGTCTGGCAGACACTGGGTGTTGGTAACGAGGATTGTGTCGAATGGGTTGTATGCTGTGCATGCTTGAATCTCCTCGA TGATGAGATTCTTCGAGCAGCCGAAAAGCGAGCCAACCCTAACGCCTCCGgctcatcttcttccccagCAAGCACCCTCACATCCCCAGCATCTACCGCCGTCCGCCCCGTCCCCGCTCCTTTACAGCGTGTCGGTCCTGCTCCCGGTCCTCGCTCAGCATCGGCTGCGCTCGGTCCCGGCATCGCCTCTTCTGCACCCGCTAGCACCGCACCTATGCAGCCTATGGGAGGACATCCAGCGATGAATCTCGCACAGACGTATAGACAAAATCCGCCACCTATGCGAGGACCACCTGCTAGGCCAGGGCAGGATCAGCCTGTGCCGCAAGGTTACGCTTCGGCTCCGCCTGCCGGTCAGCCTCACAGGAGGAGGTTCTAA